One Nitrososphaerales archaeon genomic region harbors:
- a CDS encoding site-specific DNA-methyltransferase, whose amino-acid sequence MKKGTETSRFGSSKRENHDSSRFYNSKLYNGTKIDERVPEVENSVGSVLDKILCQDSRNMENIPNESVHLMVTSPPYNVGKEYDADLDLAEYLALLKDVFSETYRVLVNGGRVCINIANVGRKPYIPYHKFIIDTMLEVGYLMRGEIIWNKGAGAGSSTAWGSWCSASNPILRDIHEYILIFSKGKFSRSAMNNENTVTRDEFLEYTKSIWEFAPESAKAVGHPAPFPIELPYRCIQLYTFKDEVVLDPFCGAGTTAIAAINTNRHYIGFDNNMEYVEKARKRIKEYISQTKVSQFSLQ is encoded by the coding sequence ATGAAAAAAGGAACTGAAACAAGTAGGTTTGGGTCATCCAAGCGCGAGAATCATGATTCGAGCAGATTCTACAATAGTAAGTTATACAATGGAACCAAAATAGATGAACGTGTACCAGAGGTTGAGAACTCTGTTGGGTCTGTTCTAGATAAAATTCTTTGTCAAGATAGTCGTAATATGGAGAATATTCCAAATGAATCTGTTCACTTAATGGTTACATCACCACCTTATAACGTTGGTAAAGAATATGATGCTGACCTTGATCTCGCAGAATATCTAGCATTATTAAAAGATGTATTTTCAGAGACCTATCGCGTGCTTGTGAATGGAGGAAGGGTTTGCATCAATATCGCTAACGTAGGTCGGAAACCATACATTCCATATCATAAATTCATTATTGATACAATGTTAGAAGTAGGATATTTAATGCGTGGCGAAATCATCTGGAATAAAGGTGCTGGTGCAGGTTCTTCGACAGCATGGGGAAGTTGGTGCTCAGCATCAAACCCAATCTTACGAGATATACATGAATACATCTTGATATTCTCCAAGGGTAAATTCTCTCGTTCTGCTATGAATAATGAGAACACGGTAACACGTGATGAGTTTTTGGAATATACTAAAAGTATTTGGGAATTCGCACCCGAATCAGCAAAAGCGGTAGGGCATCCAGCGCCTTTCCCGATTGAACTTCCATATAGGTGCATTCAATTATATACATTCAAAGATGAAGTCGTTCTTGATCCGTTCTGTGGTGCTGGTACTACTGCTATCGCAGCTATCAATACTAACAGGCATTACATAGGTTTCGACAATAATATGGAATATGTAGAGAAAGCTCGGAAAAGGATCAAGGAGTATATATCACAGACAAAGGTTTCTCAGTTTTCTCTCCAATAA
- a CDS encoding IS6 family transposase, whose protein sequence is MALDQRPNRALQLCLEHRSIRKIDNNTYKVKSQSGHGSYLVVQQDGEWRCECPDFTNRKTTCKHVLAISLNNELKDLKGKFGNDLLPDLPSDNKPDKCIYCDSTELLQRGSRSTHGKVKRYSCKKCGKWFTLREDGFFKMRNDPRIITLALDAYFKGMSFRDVADHIRQFYGVKVHYVSIMRWVGKFTRMVAIYHDSLEPIVGDTWNVDEMTVYIDGKKYWLWNVLDKKTRFQLASTISKQRNLKDAREPLRKAKEMAKVRPRYVVTDGLKAYPDAIQKELGTLANPKTKHVRLPSIREHPNNNVVERLHGTIREREKVMRGIDSENSPILKGHQIWMNLIRPHMGLNGKTPAEEAGIKLNLSGNKWLDLIKKASQKEKEQNDS, encoded by the coding sequence ATGGCATTAGACCAGCGACCCAACAGGGCACTTCAGCTATGTTTGGAACATCGCAGTATCAGGAAGATAGACAACAACACATACAAAGTGAAGAGTCAATCGGGTCATGGTTCCTACTTAGTTGTTCAACAGGATGGTGAATGGAGATGCGAATGTCCCGACTTTACCAACAGGAAGACAACTTGCAAACACGTCTTAGCGATTTCCCTAAACAACGAGCTGAAAGACCTCAAAGGGAAGTTCGGAAACGACCTTCTGCCAGATCTTCCTTCTGACAATAAACCTGATAAATGCATCTATTGTGATTCAACAGAGTTATTGCAGAGAGGTTCACGAAGTACGCATGGCAAGGTGAAACGCTACTCCTGCAAGAAATGTGGCAAGTGGTTCACGCTAAGGGAAGATGGATTTTTCAAGATGCGCAATGATCCTAGAATAATAACTCTTGCTTTGGATGCTTATTTCAAGGGCATGAGCTTCAGAGATGTAGCAGATCACATCAGGCAGTTCTACGGAGTGAAGGTTCACTATGTTTCAATAATGCGCTGGGTTGGCAAATTCACTAGGATGGTGGCTATTTACCATGATAGCTTAGAACCGATTGTAGGTGATACTTGGAATGTTGATGAAATGACCGTGTATATTGATGGTAAGAAGTATTGGCTGTGGAATGTCCTAGACAAAAAGACAAGGTTCCAGTTGGCAAGCACTATCAGCAAGCAACGCAACCTGAAGGATGCTAGGGAGCCTTTGCGGAAAGCGAAAGAAATGGCAAAGGTTCGACCTAGATATGTGGTTACGGATGGTCTCAAGGCTTACCCAGATGCCATACAAAAGGAATTGGGAACCCTTGCGAACCCAAAGACAAAACACGTTAGACTCCCATCTATCAGGGAGCACCCAAACAACAACGTAGTTGAAAGGTTACACGGAACCATCAGGGAGCGAGAGAAAGTGATGCGAGGAATCGATTCGGAGAACTCACCCATACTGAAGGGACACCAGATATGGATGAACCTGATACGCCCACACATGGGCTTAAACGGAAAGACACCAGCAGAAGAGGCTGGAATCAAACTGAACCTAAGCGGTAACAAGTGGTTAGACTTGATCAAGAAAGCTTCACAAAAGGAGAAGGAACAGAATGATAGCTAG
- a CDS encoding methane monooxygenase/ammonia monooxygenase subunit B: MSTSKAVIMASLAAVIVLSSTTILLQEAWGHGVQAQLQSRFIRIQDETFSAQILQTGEEIEIRGKLVSLVNRDTRAWISVFSDSTNAGNRWEFVARDPPGNVFDIPANGEVEYTLRVKALEPGVYHLHTQLNVASIGPGLGPGQTVVVEGEPIVKPVSTGNVIYQSILIAVGLGVSLATKPWQVI, encoded by the coding sequence ATGAGTACAAGCAAGGCAGTAATAATGGCGAGTCTTGCTGCAGTGATAGTATTGAGCAGTACTACAATCCTTTTACAAGAGGCGTGGGGTCATGGTGTTCAGGCACAGTTGCAGAGCAGGTTCATCAGGATTCAAGACGAAACCTTCTCTGCACAGATATTGCAAACAGGAGAGGAGATAGAGATTAGAGGTAAGCTGGTAAGCCTCGTTAACAGAGATACAAGGGCTTGGATCTCTGTATTTAGCGATTCAACAAATGCGGGTAACAGATGGGAGTTCGTGGCACGAGACCCTCCAGGTAACGTGTTCGATATCCCTGCAAACGGAGAAGTAGAGTATACGCTCAGGGTAAAGGCGCTAGAGCCTGGTGTGTACCACTTACATACACAGCTTAATGTTGCAAGCATAGGTCCGGGTCTGGGTCCAGGTCAAACAGTTGTCGTTGAGGGAGAACCCATAGTAAAGCCTGTCTCTACTGGTAACGTAATATATCAATCAATACTGATTGCTGTCGGACTAGGCGTATCCCTGGCTACAAAACCGTGGCAAGTAATCTAA
- a CDS encoding ammonia monooxygenase, protein MVWIRRCIHYLFIVVVAVNSTLLTINAGDYIFYTDWAWTSFVIFNLSQSTMLAVGAIYYLTFTGVPGTATYYATIMTIYTWVAKGAWFALGYPYDFIVTPVWIPSAMLMDLVYWATRKNKHATILIGGVLVGLTMPLFNMVNLILVADPLEMAFKYPRPTLPPYMTPIEPQVGKFYNSPVALGAGIGAVMSVPISALGAKLTTWTYRWAAAWSKWD, encoded by the coding sequence ATGGTCTGGATTCGACGCTGTATACACTATCTGTTCATCGTAGTGGTTGCAGTAAACTCGACCTTGCTGACCATCAACGCTGGTGATTACATATTCTACACGGACTGGGCTTGGACTTCATTCGTCATATTCAACCTATCACAATCAACCATGCTAGCTGTCGGTGCAATATACTACTTAACCTTCACAGGTGTACCAGGTACGGCGACATACTATGCTACCATCATGACAATCTACACATGGGTTGCAAAGGGTGCTTGGTTCGCATTGGGCTATCCATATGACTTTATAGTTACGCCGGTGTGGATACCAAGCGCAATGTTAATGGATCTTGTATACTGGGCAACTAGGAAGAACAAACACGCAACAATATTGATTGGCGGTGTGTTGGTAGGACTAACTATGCCACTGTTTAACATGGTCAACTTGATACTGGTAGCTGATCCGTTGGAGATGGCATTCAAGTACCCGAGGCCAACGCTGCCTCCATATATGACACCTATAGAGCCACAGGTGGGCAAGTTCTATAACAGTCCTGTAGCACTAGGGGCGGGTATTGGAGCCGTGATGTCTGTACCCATATCCGCGTTGGGGGCCAAATTGACTACATGGACGTACAGATGGGCTGCTGCTTGGAGCAAGTGGGACTAA
- a CDS encoding methane monooxygenase/ammonia monooxygenase subunit C produces MAQMPALIPKEVEIQRLKKVLIMIIVLGSIAASVEVDNFVDGSLHQTSIRDSAFTPAHWWLYSHFVALPLGWGAVMIYDRRIPSMRGPKNTVNTGLKITIIGYLGTMFTIGINEMWHFWFVEEIFAVPNHWSFNMGVVVAFMGALAYVVRLYARMIELGVETPPRNPYVAEMYKLALEGKLYSRSIP; encoded by the coding sequence ATGGCACAGATGCCAGCACTAATTCCAAAAGAAGTAGAGATACAGAGACTGAAGAAAGTGTTGATCATGATCATAGTACTCGGATCAATCGCTGCTTCAGTCGAAGTAGACAACTTCGTCGATGGTTCTCTACACCAGACTTCGATCAGAGACTCGGCATTCACACCAGCTCATTGGTGGCTCTACAGCCACTTCGTGGCTCTACCACTGGGTTGGGGTGCTGTCATGATCTATGACCGAAGAATTCCATCAATGCGTGGTCCAAAGAACACAGTGAACACAGGTCTGAAGATAACCATTATTGGTTACCTGGGAACCATGTTCACAATAGGTATCAACGAAATGTGGCACTTCTGGTTCGTAGAGGAAATCTTTGCTGTGCCCAACCACTGGTCATTCAACATGGGTGTCGTTGTAGCATTCATGGGTGCGTTGGCCTACGTGGTCAGGCTCTATGCACGTATGATTGAGCTTGGTGTAGAAACACCACCAAGGAACCCCTACGTTGCAGAGATGTACAAGTTGGCGCTAGAGGGCAAACTATACAGCAGAAGCATTCCATAA
- a CDS encoding ThaI family type II restriction endonuclease codes for MSHLNQIFDDEQLVTKIKQRLPHLFQLAELDASRAGKLGMEIGSVRERVLIALLMHKFGEENVETEIPITESEVDVKLFGEPVSIKTITTTGTSGVKVVWTVDAQRAKAFRETYVPSCDILLVRINWGGIGGLFFIPLHVQQAIFGSIGRNNYLKLPTPNTNPRGVEFASDAMSRLLTHTNTRSIEINWNRQTVRYNPYQRWVDYWREN; via the coding sequence TTGAGCCATCTGAATCAAATTTTCGATGATGAACAGCTTGTAACCAAGATCAAACAAAGATTACCACATCTTTTTCAGCTTGCAGAGTTGGATGCTTCTAGGGCTGGAAAACTTGGAATGGAGATCGGTTCTGTTAGGGAAAGAGTTCTTATCGCTTTGCTGATGCACAAGTTTGGAGAAGAGAATGTTGAAACAGAGATCCCTATAACCGAATCAGAGGTTGATGTAAAATTATTTGGAGAACCTGTCTCTATCAAAACTATTACAACAACAGGAACTAGCGGAGTAAAGGTTGTATGGACTGTTGATGCACAGAGAGCAAAGGCATTTCGAGAAACATATGTTCCATCATGCGATATTTTGTTAGTACGGATAAACTGGGGTGGGATTGGTGGACTTTTCTTTATTCCACTTCATGTTCAACAGGCAATCTTCGGAAGCATAGGAAGGAATAATTATCTTAAGCTTCCAACACCAAACACTAATCCTCGCGGAGTTGAATTTGCTAGTGATGCAATGTCACGTCTTCTTACTCATACAAATACACGTTCTATAGAAATAAATTGGAATCGCCAAACAGTGAGATATAACCCATATCAAAGATGGGTCGATTATTGGAGAGAAAACTGA